Proteins from a single region of Candidatus Margulisiibacteriota bacterium:
- a CDS encoding DegT/DnrJ/EryC1/StrS family aminotransferase translates to MPVPFFDLNRQNIALRLELDQAVAAVITSGKFILGETVAEFEREAAAYCGTAHAIGVASGTDALHLALKAVGVKAGDEVITTPFTFVATADAIAYCNATPVFVDIEPNTFNIDPAKIEAAITPKTKAIIPVHLYGQSCAMDKIMVLAKKHNLAVVEDCAQAIGAKLAGKKVGSMGNIGCFSFFPTKNLGCFGDGGLVTTNDARLADELRVLRGHGSRKTYHYDLIGFNSRLDALQAAVLSVKLPHLDEFIDRRRRNAAIYRQRLAGLAGVVLPGELPLGLHTYNQFTIRAKDRDRLIDHLKGKGVGAAVYYPLSLHLQTAFAGLGYKPGSMPQSELAQSEVLSLPIFPELTEAEAETTAAAVREFH, encoded by the coding sequence ATGCCAGTACCTTTCTTCGACCTCAACCGCCAGAATATCGCCCTAAGATTGGAGCTCGACCAGGCCGTGGCCGCCGTCATTACCTCCGGAAAATTTATTCTCGGTGAAACCGTGGCCGAATTTGAGCGCGAAGCAGCCGCCTATTGCGGGACCGCCCACGCGATTGGGGTAGCCTCCGGGACCGATGCGCTCCACCTGGCCTTGAAGGCGGTCGGCGTTAAGGCCGGTGACGAGGTCATCACGACTCCTTTTACCTTTGTGGCTACTGCCGATGCGATCGCCTACTGCAACGCCACTCCAGTATTTGTTGATATAGAGCCAAATACTTTTAATATCGACCCGGCTAAGATTGAAGCCGCCATTACCCCCAAGACTAAGGCGATTATCCCTGTCCACCTTTACGGGCAGTCGTGTGCCATGGATAAGATCATGGTGCTGGCTAAAAAGCATAATCTGGCGGTCGTCGAGGATTGCGCCCAGGCTATCGGGGCCAAGCTGGCCGGTAAAAAGGTTGGTTCCATGGGGAATATTGGCTGTTTTTCCTTCTTTCCAACCAAAAATCTTGGTTGTTTTGGCGATGGCGGCTTAGTTACGACCAACGACGCTCGTCTGGCCGATGAGCTCCGGGTTCTCCGCGGCCACGGGAGCCGCAAGACCTATCATTATGACCTGATCGGCTTTAATAGCCGTCTCGACGCGCTCCAAGCCGCCGTCCTAAGCGTCAAACTCCCCCATCTCGATGAGTTTATTGACCGCCGCCGCCGGAATGCCGCCATTTATCGCCAGCGGTTGGCCGGGCTAGCCGGGGTTGTCCTGCCGGGAGAGCTCCCTCTCGGCCTCCATACTTATAATCAGTTTACCATCCGGGCTAAAGACCGTGACCGGTTAATTGACCATTTGAAGGGAAAGGGGGTTGGGGCGGCAGTTTACTACCCCCTCTCCCTCCACCTCCAGACCGCCTTTGCCGGCCTCGGATATAAGCCGGGTTCCATGCCCCAGAGCGAGCTCGCCCAAAGCGAAGTTTTGTCCCTCCCCATTTTCCCTGAACTGACTGAAGCCGAGGCTGAAACCACCGCCGCCGCTGTCCGGGAATTCCACTAA
- a CDS encoding Gfo/Idh/MocA family oxidoreductase, producing MRGRGLKLGIVGAGAMGRNHARIAANLPGVNLVGIADVDQAKAVELANQLNVKSFPDLPSLLAEVEAVALVTPVQTHFALASEILNAGRHLLIEKPFTGSSASARQLTELAREKGVVLAVGLIERFNPAFQKMLKEIRGEKVLGIDIKRLSPFPERITDADVIYDMMFHDLDLLCQLLPDEIVDIRAKGEKLRTKVFDRVVTTLTHSRGAISRIEASRVFSSKTRNITVSTERFVFSADLLNKTFYARDFSSPTPSTSPVKQVDQLTEEHKDFLLAIKGQRPPTVTGEDAVKVLMLAEEVTKKC from the coding sequence ATGAGGGGGCGCGGCCTGAAACTGGGGATTGTCGGCGCCGGGGCCATGGGGCGCAATCATGCCAGGATCGCGGCCAACCTCCCCGGGGTTAACCTGGTTGGGATAGCCGATGTTGACCAGGCTAAGGCGGTCGAGCTGGCTAACCAACTGAACGTTAAGTCGTTCCCTGACCTCCCCTCCCTGCTGGCCGAAGTCGAGGCAGTTGCTCTAGTCACTCCGGTCCAAACCCACTTCGCTCTGGCCTCCGAAATTCTTAACGCCGGCCGCCATCTCTTGATCGAAAAACCGTTTACCGGCTCATCTGCCTCCGCCCGCCAACTGACCGAACTGGCCCGGGAAAAAGGGGTCGTCCTGGCGGTCGGCTTGATCGAGCGGTTCAATCCGGCCTTCCAAAAAATGCTCAAAGAGATCCGCGGCGAAAAGGTCCTGGGGATCGACATCAAACGCTTAAGCCCCTTCCCGGAGCGGATCACCGATGCCGATGTGATCTATGACATGATGTTCCATGACCTCGACCTGCTTTGTCAATTATTGCCGGACGAGATCGTCGATATCCGGGCCAAGGGAGAGAAGCTCCGGACAAAAGTTTTTGATCGGGTAGTTACTACCCTGACCCACTCCCGCGGCGCTATCAGCAGAATAGAAGCAAGTCGTGTTTTTAGCTCTAAGACAAGGAATATTACGGTATCAACCGAGCGCTTCGTCTTCAGCGCCGATCTCCTGAATAAAACATTTTACGCCCGTGATTTTTCGTCGCCCACCCCCAGCACCTCACCGGTCAAACAGGTCGACCAACTGACGGAAGAGCATAAAGATTTTCTATTGGCAATCAAGGGTCAGCGGCCGCCGACCGTGACCGGGGAAGACGCGGTCAAAGTTTTAATGCTAGCAGAGGAAGTGACTAAAAAATGTTGA